A segment of the Nitrospina gracilis 3/211 genome:
GTTCGATTCGTATTCGGGTGCTCGCGGATTGAACCTGTCAAGAAATGCCTGGAATTCCTGCTCCGCCTGCTCCAGCTTTCCCTGAAGACGATGAACCCATGGAATTTTGAATTCCGCGGATTGCACGTAATCGCCGTAATCGTATTTTTGCAGCAATTGCTGGTAAAATTTGAGCGCCTGATCGTTGTTGCCAAGGTCCTCATGAATACGACCCAGAAAGTATAAAGCCATATGACTGGACTCCACTTCCGTCGGGTGCTCTTCAAGAATAACCGAATACACGCGGGCGGCCTGGGTAGAATACTGATTTTTCCAGAGAAGGAACGCCAGCCGGCGCAACTCCATCGGTGGATAGAGGTGAAGAATCCGATCGATGGTTTCCTCCCATTCGTTTCCTTTCTGGATGAAGTCGAACACCATCTGATTGGTTTTTGATATCACCCCACGCGCTTCAAAAAGGCCTGGATACTCCGACAAGATGCGGAAAGCAGTATCGAATATGGCGGGAAAATCATTTTGCTTCACAGCCGCGTAAAAATCCTGGACGTGAGGGTGCTGGTAACCATTGTTTGGAGATTTGCGAGCAGTCTGTTTGGACTCCGAACCAGACCGGCTCTCCGTCCTGTTCAACCGGAGGTCCAATGCCTGGACAGGAAGTTTGCGGTTGATCATGTCTTGACGGCGGGTATCTAAAAACGCGCGAGCCGAGCTTTCCACTTGTGGGTCGTCGTATGAATCCAGTAGAAACGTATAGATATCCAAAGCCTCTTCAAGGTTGTGTTCCGAATCGTAAGTTTTCGCCAGTGCCAGATGCACCACCATCTGATGTGCTTCATTGCCAACAAACTCCCTCATGAGCGCTTTCCGGTAAAACTGCCATGCCATGTGGAATTGTTTCGTTTCAAAATAAAGATCACCCAGTTGTTTTTCAATTTCCGCCATCAGGCGTGGCAGGTCGACTTGATATGGGCTTGAGGGATAAGCTCTGTGGAGATCCAGGTAAATCCTCAGAGATTCTTCCAGGTTCTGGATCGCCGCTGGATAGTCTCCGGCTGTGCTTGCTTTTTTGGCCAGTTCGATTCGTGCCTGCGATTCAAACACCATTCTTAAATCCTGCAAAATGAAGTTGCCGCGAATTTTGTTTTCCAAATAATTCAGGGCTTCTTCCTCATCTCTTTTGATTAAATGCAAATAACCAAGAGCCAGGAAAAGCAGGTTTTTTTCCTCCAGAGTTTTGAGTCGTCCCTCTTCTTCTTTAAACTGTTTAATCAGTGGCTCGATTTCCTTGCTTTCCAGGCTCTCAATATTGGGAATGCGTCCTGAAAATAAGAAATGGATGGAGAACGGTTTTGCGCTTTTGAAAATATCCAACTGGCGAGCGGACGCAATCTCGGGCTCTTGCCATAAACCCAAAAGGAAGCAAATCAAAATGAGGAAAACTGAGGATTTCATAGGGTGTGGTTCATGAGATGCGCATTCATTTCATGGAGCCGGAAAGGCATTTTGGAAGGCCACCATGGGCCGACTGACTGAAGAAACTCAAAATGCTTCGAAGGACCATCCAACGAACCCAATTGGGTCCCGCAGTTTCCCATTATCCGCAGAATTCCATTTGAACTCAAGTAAATTCAATAGCTTAGGAAAACTAACGGATTCCCGTTTCCAGGTATTTGCGAAAAAGAAGCTTGAAACTGGAGGTGAAGGCAGGACGCCCCGTTTGAAGGGCTTGCTGGATTTCCCGGATGGACCAGTAACGCCCCTCCTCGATCTCATGTGGATTGATGCGGATGCGCTGGCGGGTGATGCAGGTGTAACATTCGACATGCTCCCAAAAGGTTTCGGCGCAGGCTTGAATGCGTAAAAACGGTTTGAGGTTTTCGCGGATTCCCAACTCTTCGTCCAATTCCCGGTGTGCGGTTACCCGGTAATCATCGCCGGCACTCACGTGTCCGGCGGCTGAGGTATCCCAGTACCCCGGATTTTCGTCCTTACTCATGGCGCGCTTTTGAAGAAAGAGTTCGCCTTTTTCATTGAAGACCAATATATGGACCGAGCGGTGCAACAGTCCCCTGGCATGCACTTCCCGCCGAGTGGCCTTTCCGATCACCCTGTCTTCGGAATCCACCACATCGAATATTTCAGAACCATCATCCATAACAAAATTCATTTCGCAGGAGTGAAGTTGAGAACGGAAAGTCCATCAGTGCATGGATTTTTGCAAATCCCGAAGGTAGCTCAAAGAATCGGGAATGCTTTCTTCTTCGCAATAATTGTGTTCGGAGAGAATTCGGATGTCGTCCAACGCACGCTGGTCGCCTTCAAATACCACAGAGCGATACCTCTTATCGGCGATGGCACCGCCCGCCTGCAACAGGCTCATCACGGATTTGGCGTTGAATTTTTGCCCGTCGACGATCAAAAACACATCGGAGTCGTGCTTTCGAACAATAAGGGAGATATAGGTGGATGGCCGGGCGTGGAAACCGAGGGGTTCCGGAATCGACAACTCATAACGTACCGTTTTCACAAAGCTCTTGAGAATTTCCCGGCTCAATTTATGGCCTTCATGAATGTAATACAGGCACCGTTCAAATACAAAGTTAACGATGTGTCCCAGGAGTTCCGTTTTGTCCACCAGACTGGAAATGGTCCGCTTGCACTCACTGTGACGGATTTCGTCTTCGTGACGCTCAAAAAAATGACACAGCCAAACGGTGACTTCCAGAAGGTGCAGGGGCATGGAAATGTAGCCACGGAAATCTTTCAAATTTTTATGCCGTTGTTCCATGGAGGTATTTTTGATGTACGTATCGAATTCCGATT
Coding sequences within it:
- a CDS encoding HPr family phosphocarrier protein; the protein is MKREPTRKCYSNLIQQSDFLESFLDEYGARENRTWSAFTEYIASIRNLVISGFYTKHLLDRYPYYRLRDCDEEQELLFSRGRNFLNFLNRSILNLYEEAIRAATANGLKIADQAIDPDEFQEIEVTKQLPKNVVDDLVKEDEERVIDLFEKVGNVNQLIADMGFQPTHDPQKLRMIVPDVLDEKKARYLMNLVHSIQSEFDTYIKNTSMEQRHKNLKDFRGYISMPLHLLEVTVWLCHFFERHEDEIRHSECKRTISSLVDKTELLGHIVNFVFERCLYYIHEGHKLSREILKSFVKTVRYELSIPEPLGFHARPSTYISLIVRKHDSDVFLIVDGQKFNAKSVMSLLQAGGAIADKRYRSVVFEGDQRALDDIRILSEHNYCEEESIPDSLSYLRDLQKSMH
- a CDS encoding NUDIX hydrolase, which gives rise to MDDGSEIFDVVDSEDRVIGKATRREVHARGLLHRSVHILVFNEKGELFLQKRAMSKDENPGYWDTSAAGHVSAGDDYRVTAHRELDEELGIRENLKPFLRIQACAETFWEHVECYTCITRQRIRINPHEIEEGRYWSIREIQQALQTGRPAFTSSFKLLFRKYLETGIR
- a CDS encoding lytic transglycosylase domain-containing protein, encoding MKSSVFLILICFLLGLWQEPEIASARQLDIFKSAKPFSIHFLFSGRIPNIESLESKEIEPLIKQFKEEEGRLKTLEEKNLLFLALGYLHLIKRDEEEALNYLENKIRGNFILQDLRMVFESQARIELAKKASTAGDYPAAIQNLEESLRIYLDLHRAYPSSPYQVDLPRLMAEIEKQLGDLYFETKQFHMAWQFYRKALMREFVGNEAHQMVVHLALAKTYDSEHNLEEALDIYTFLLDSYDDPQVESSARAFLDTRRQDMINRKLPVQALDLRLNRTESRSGSESKQTARKSPNNGYQHPHVQDFYAAVKQNDFPAIFDTAFRILSEYPGLFEARGVISKTNQMVFDFIQKGNEWEETIDRILHLYPPMELRRLAFLLWKNQYSTQAARVYSVILEEHPTEVESSHMALYFLGRIHEDLGNNDQALKFYQQLLQKYDYGDYVQSAEFKIPWVHRLQGKLEQAEQEFQAFLDRFNPRAPEYESNLLSAYNFVAASYYWLAQTQSALNKTDKSKITLRKLVELHPLNFYAMLARVELNMDALSFVKEELPSPESQARQPGLGEMGRKRLKRAEKLISIGFLEKGLNELAQVTHGSESNAFLHHLIELFLKAGGYEKTIALSWALSLRNNHDSLPSRLIETLFPEAFMEKARLEAEPYRLDPYLVLALMRQESAFNPNAHSSANAMGLMQLIPQTAKRVAHSLGEPTPESEDLKNPSLNIKLGVKYLNHLLEMFGDNPVYALAAYNAGPNRVKKWREIRSSLGDIEFIESIPFNETRNYVKKVLRNFVIYKNLYEKKNFTSWEQILAIRMSPATSDN